The Candidatus Omnitrophota bacterium genome includes the window CAGCGGCTTGTCCGAAAGATATGCCCCGGCTGCAAAGAGTCTTACGATCTCGATAAGGATATTGCCAGAAAAATCAACCTGGCGCCGGCATCCGGTAAAATTACTCTGTATCGGGGCAAGGGATGCCCTGACTGTCTGGGGACGGGATACAAGGGCCGGACCGCGTTGATAGAGGTCCTTATGCTTACTCCGAAGATAAAAGAGCTGGTCCTGGCAGGCGAGCAGGAGCATATTATAAGGGAAGCGGCAAGGCGCGAGGGCATGAAGACGCTTCGCGAAAATGGAATACAGAACGTGCTCGACGGTATAACTACCCTCGACGAGGTAGTGCGCGTTACTGTCGGCGATCAGGACATGGATACGGTATAAAATGAAAACAGCGGACCCGCTTAAAGAAAAACTGATAGATATTTTGATAAACGGCAAACTCATAACCCAGGAGCAGCTGGCTACCGCGCTCGATGTGCAGAGGAATATAGGCGGATCTCTCGGGAAGATCCTCGTCTGGCAGGGTTATGTCTCTCAGAAAGATATCGTGATAGCGATGAGCCAGCAACTAAACATTCCGCCGATAAATCTGTCTAAATATCAGATAGACAAGACGTTGATAGATATTATCCCTGAACGGATAGTAAAGCAGTACTTGATAATGCCGATATCCAAGATCGGCAATGTGCTCACCGTCGCTATGGTGGATCCGCTTAATATATTTGCCATCGATGACATAAAGACGCTGACCAATTATCGGATCCAGCCGATACTGGCCACTGAGAATGATATAAAAGAGGCTATAGGCACCTACTATAGCAGCGCGGCCATTGAGGACATCTCTGATATGCTCGATCAGGCTGAGGCCTCGGATGTCTCGGAGGTGGAAAAAGCAGAAGGGGAAGAGGAGATAAATGTAAGCGAGGTGGCTGAAGAATCGAAGAAGGCGCCGATAGTTAAAATAGTCAATCTGATATTGAATGAAGCGATGAAGAAGCGTTCGAGCGATATCCATATCGAACCGCGCGAAAAAAACTTGATGGTGCGCTATAGAATTGACGGTAATCTGGAAGATGCTCTTACTCTCCCTAAGAAAAATCAGAATGCGGTCATTGCGAGATTAAAGATCATATCCGGCCTGGACATCACCGAGACCAGAATTCCGCAGGACGGGCGGTTTAAAGTAAACTTCGAAGGAAGAGAGATAGATTTCAGAGTGTCGATCCTGCCGGTGGCGTTTGGCGGCAAGATAGTTTTACGCGCGCTTGACAAGTCGAACCTGAGCATAGGCCTGGATGAACTCGGATTTTTACCGGGCCCTTTAAGCACTTTTAAGGCCGCTCTCGCGAGGCCTTACGGACTGATCCTTGTGACCGGTCCTACGGGCAGCGGAAAGTCCACGACATTATACTCAATCATAAATCAGATTAACACGCCGGACAAGAACATAATTACCCTGGAAGATCCGGTAGAATACGAGGTCGACGGTATTACGCAGATTCAGGCCAGACCCGACATAGGATTGACCTTCGCCACGGGGCTAAAGTCCGTCTTAAGGCAGAGCCCTGATATTGTGATGGTCGGAGAGATAAGGGATTTTGAGACTGCGGATATTTCCATCAAGGCATCGCTGACCGGCCAGCTTATATTAAGTACTCTTCATACCAATGACGCAGCGGGCGCGATAACGAGGCTTATAGACATGGGAGTGGAACCATTTCTTGTGGCATCCAGTCTCGTCCTCTCTTCGGCGCAAAGGCTCATGAGAAAAATCTGTCCGTTCTGTACGGAGGAGGTAGATATACCGAAAAACATTCTGGAAAAAGCGGGGATAAGCCTTGATGAGATATCTAAAAAAGGCGTTAAACATTTTCATCAAGGTAAGGGTTGCCAGAGATGCAATAATACCGGATATCACGGCAGGTTCGGTATCCTTGAGGCGCTTTTGATCGATGATAATGTGCGGGATATGATAATGAAGAAGACCTCGAGCGGCGATATAAAAGATTATGCCATAAAAGAACAGCATATGCTGACATTGAGAGATAACGCGGTAGAGAATTTTATTAACGGGACCACTGCGCTTGAGGAGGTTTTAAGGGTGACCTCGGAGGACTAGAGCGAAAGCTTGAAAGGGACGATATGCCGAATTTTAAATATGTTGCCAAGGACCGCGCCGGCAAGGCTTTGAGCGCAAGTCTGGATGCCAAGGACCGCGCGGCGGCCGTGGATGTCCTGAGAAAAAAGGATCTCATTATCATATCGGTGATTGAAGAGACGCCGAAAACCGGCATATCGCTTGCCATGTTCGGAGGGGCGAAGAAGATCAAGCTGGATGATATCGCCATGTTCGCCAGGCAGCTGGCCACGATGGTCGACGCGGGAATTACGCTGGTAGCCGCTCTCGATATACTGGGAGAACAGATGGACAATAAGGCATTCGGCGCGATAATATTGACCGTTCGTAATGATGTTGAGACGGGTTCGAGCCTTTCGGCGGCGCTGGCCAAACACAAAAAGGTATTTTCGCCTTTATTCGTTAATATGGTAAGGGCGGGTGAGTCCAGCGGTATGCTTGACGACATACTGGACCGGCTGTCTCAATATCTCGAAAAGACCAGCAGCCTTCAGAAGAAAGTACAGTCCGCTATGATCTATCCGGCCATTGTAAGCAGTATGGCGATAGGGATAACCCTCATATTACTCTTGAAAGTAGTGCCGATATTCAAAGATATATTTTCCGGCTTCGGCGCCAAACTTCCTACGCCCACACTCATCCTGATAACTATCAGCAATACCCTGCAAAAATATTTTTTAATGGTTGTGTTATGCGTTGCCGGCATGGTTTTTCTGCTGCGCAAATATCTGAACACCGAAAAAGGCAGGGTAAAATTTGACGGATTCGTGCTGAATGTGCCAATATTCGGGACCCTTCTCACAAAAGTCGCGATAAGTAAATTTTCCAGGACGCTCTCGACTCTCGTAAAATCAGGGGTTCCGATATTATCCGCGCTGGAGATAGTAGGCAAAACAGCCGGCAATAAAGTGGTCGAAAATGCTGTAGATGAAGTGAGGAAGAATGTCAGGGAAGGCGAGGGTATAGCGGCTCCTCTGGCTAAGTCCAAAATATTTCCGACTATGATGACTAGAATGGTTTCAGTGGGCGAACAATCCGGAGAGCTGGAGAAGATGCTTTCAAAGATAGCCGATTTCTATGATGATCAGGTAAGTATAGCCGTAAGCGGGTTAACCAGCATGATAGAGCCGCTTATAATAGCATTCCTGGGCATAGTCATAGGATCCGTTGTTATAGCCATGTTCCTTCCGATCTTTAAACTTACCACAGTTGTAAGCATGTAAATCACCCCAGAAAGCCGCTCTCATTCCTGCGGAGATAGACAGTAAGATTTATTGCTTTCGCGCTCTTGACAACGGGTAATTCATAACGTATACTTTTATTGAAGGTCTGGAATATGCCCAATTCTGGGAGAAAGCGGGGTGATTTATATGATGACAAAGATGAACAAGAAAGGCTTTACGCTTGTTGAAATAATGATTGTTGTCGCAATTATAGGTCTATTAGCTGCGATAGCCATTCCAAACTTCATCAAAGCGAGGGAGACTGCGCAGAGAAACGCGTGTATCGCTAACCTGAAACAGATTCAGGGAGCGGCTCAGGTATGGGCCATAGATACCGGCGCGGCGTCAGACGCTACAGCTACATCGGCGGCTCTGGTGCCTAATTATCTGAAGGGGTGGCCGAAGTGCGGTACGAATTCTTATGCAGAAACGACCGTGAGCGGCACTCCAACGTGTCCGACCACAGGCAGTGTTGGCCACACTATATAGCCGACAGGTTCATAAGTGTTGATTAATGTAAACCTAGGATCAGCCCCGCGTCCAAATTAATGGGCGCGGGGTTTTTCTATACATTTTGTCCATGCCATTATCTTGACAACGGTTTTTTTATATGATAATCTGACTATAATGAATCTAAAAAATAACGCTGGTCTGACATTAGTTGAAAATCTAGTAGCGATACTTTTGGTAAGCACCCTATTGATAGGCATAATGGGTGCTTTTTTTGTTTCAAGTTACGCATCTCCCGCGATAGGCATGGAGAGGTGATGGCCGGATTTAACCTGCAATTAAAGCGTCCCGGAAAAATCAGGAGCATCACCGCGCTCGATATCGGCAGCCACTCGATAAAGATGATCGAGATTTCCGTTGGAGCGGAAAGGCCGTCTCTTGTCTCATTCGGTATAAAAAAGATACAGGGGCTTTCGAGCGGATCGGTAGCGGACGCCGTGAGAACGCTATCTGAAGATCTTAAGATAGCGGGGAGAGACCTTAATATATCTCTTGCCGGATCGTCCATAGTGGCCCGTGTCATATCGATGCCGGATATGGGGGATGAGGACCTGAAGAACGCCATCAGGTTTGAGACGGAAAAGTTTATCCCGTTCGATATCAATGAATGCACGCTCGATTTTCATATTCAGGGAAAGAGCGCGAGAGAAAAGAATAATTTAGACATACTTCTGGCGGCCGCCAAAAAAGACTATGTTCTCGCGAA containing:
- a CDS encoding type II secretion system F family protein; amino-acid sequence: MPNFKYVAKDRAGKALSASLDAKDRAAAVDVLRKKDLIIISVIEETPKTGISLAMFGGAKKIKLDDIAMFARQLATMVDAGITLVAALDILGEQMDNKAFGAIILTVRNDVETGSSLSAALAKHKKVFSPLFVNMVRAGESSGMLDDILDRLSQYLEKTSSLQKKVQSAMIYPAIVSSMAIGITLILLLKVVPIFKDIFSGFGAKLPTPTLILITISNTLQKYFLMVVLCVAGMVFLLRKYLNTEKGRVKFDGFVLNVPIFGTLLTKVAISKFSRTLSTLVKSGVPILSALEIVGKTAGNKVVENAVDEVRKNVREGEGIAAPLAKSKIFPTMMTRMVSVGEQSGELEKMLSKIADFYDDQVSIAVSGLTSMIEPLIIAFLGIVIGSVVIAMFLPIFKLTTVVSM
- a CDS encoding type II secretion system protein — protein: MNLKNNAGLTLVENLVAILLVSTLLIGIMGAFFVSSYASPAIGMER
- a CDS encoding ATPase, T2SS/T4P/T4SS family, with amino-acid sequence MKTADPLKEKLIDILINGKLITQEQLATALDVQRNIGGSLGKILVWQGYVSQKDIVIAMSQQLNIPPINLSKYQIDKTLIDIIPERIVKQYLIMPISKIGNVLTVAMVDPLNIFAIDDIKTLTNYRIQPILATENDIKEAIGTYYSSAAIEDISDMLDQAEASDVSEVEKAEGEEEINVSEVAEESKKAPIVKIVNLILNEAMKKRSSDIHIEPREKNLMVRYRIDGNLEDALTLPKKNQNAVIARLKIISGLDITETRIPQDGRFKVNFEGREIDFRVSILPVAFGGKIVLRALDKSNLSIGLDELGFLPGPLSTFKAALARPYGLILVTGPTGSGKSTTLYSIINQINTPDKNIITLEDPVEYEVDGITQIQARPDIGLTFATGLKSVLRQSPDIVMVGEIRDFETADISIKASLTGQLILSTLHTNDAAGAITRLIDMGVEPFLVASSLVLSSAQRLMRKICPFCTEEVDIPKNILEKAGISLDEISKKGVKHFHQGKGCQRCNNTGYHGRFGILEALLIDDNVRDMIMKKTSSGDIKDYAIKEQHMLTLRDNAVENFINGTTALEEVLRVTSED
- a CDS encoding prepilin-type N-terminal cleavage/methylation domain-containing protein → MMTKMNKKGFTLVEIMIVVAIIGLLAAIAIPNFIKARETAQRNACIANLKQIQGAAQVWAIDTGAASDATATSAALVPNYLKGWPKCGTNSYAETTVSGTPTCPTTGSVGHTI